In Salisediminibacterium beveridgei, one DNA window encodes the following:
- the acnA gene encoding aconitate hydratase AcnA yields the protein MSNETKELYNSKKQFEVNGKTYHYYDLKAIEEAGIGNVSRLPYSIRVLLESVLRQHDGRIIKQEHVDNLAKFGSKDVAAIDVPFKPARVILQDFTGVPAIVDLASLRKAMADLGGDPKRINPAIPVDLVVDHSVQVDQFGAADSLMFNMEREFERNLERYKFLNWAQKSLDNYRAVPPATGIVHQVNLEYLADVVMESEESGERVAYPDSLVGTDSHTTMINGLGVLGWGVGGIEAEAGMLKQPSYFPVPEVVGLKFTGKMPEGATATDLALKVTQLLRQTNVVGKFVEYFGPGLRDMTLADRATISNMAPEYGATCGFFPVDEETLNYLRFTGRSEELVNLVETYTKANDMFYTPDKEDPEFTKVIELDLSTIEPNLSGPKRPQDLIPLSQMKKEWRKALTAPIGNQGYGLDKDEVDRSVAVKHPNGNTSTLRTGAVTIAAITSCTNTSNPHVMLGSGLLAKNAVEKGLTVPDYVKTSLAPGSKVVTGYLEDAGLMTYLDKLGFNLVGYGCTTCIGNSGPLPDEVEEAISENDLTVSSVLSGNRNFEGRIHPLVKANYLASPPLVVAYALAGTVDIDFETEPLGQDKDGNDVFFKDIWPSNELIDQAMKEAVDPKLFKREYERVFDDNEQWNALDTPDGDLYEFDEESTYIQNPPFFENLSPDPEDVKKLSGLRAVGKFGDSVTTDHISPAGAIAKNSPAGRYLIDRGLEPKDFNSYGSRRGNHEVMMRGTFANIRIKNQLAPGTEGGYTTHWPTGEVMAIYDACMKYKEEGTGLLVMGGKDYGMGSSRDWAAKGTNLLGIKTVIAESFERIHRSNLVLMGVLPLQFKEGENADQLGLTGEEHFEVHVDNHVQPRQDLKVTATSDDGKVTEFTVLARFDSEVEIDYYRHGGILQMVLRNQLQSVK from the coding sequence ATGTCTAATGAAACGAAAGAGCTTTACAACTCAAAGAAACAATTTGAGGTGAACGGCAAGACGTATCATTACTATGATTTGAAAGCGATTGAAGAAGCAGGAATCGGGAATGTTTCGAGACTGCCTTACTCCATTCGGGTACTCCTGGAATCGGTTCTCCGTCAGCATGACGGTCGAATCATCAAGCAAGAGCATGTAGATAATCTCGCCAAATTCGGTTCGAAGGATGTGGCGGCTATTGATGTGCCTTTTAAGCCTGCCCGTGTTATTTTGCAGGACTTTACAGGCGTACCGGCAATTGTTGATCTGGCATCTCTCAGAAAAGCGATGGCTGATTTAGGGGGCGATCCGAAGCGGATTAACCCGGCCATTCCTGTAGATCTGGTCGTGGACCACTCTGTTCAGGTCGACCAGTTCGGTGCAGCAGATTCTTTAATGTTTAACATGGAACGTGAATTCGAGCGAAATCTCGAGCGTTATAAATTTTTAAACTGGGCCCAGAAATCCCTTGATAATTACCGGGCAGTTCCGCCCGCAACAGGTATTGTACACCAGGTTAATCTCGAGTATCTCGCAGATGTTGTCATGGAATCTGAAGAAAGCGGCGAACGTGTTGCCTATCCGGATTCACTGGTGGGAACGGATTCTCATACAACCATGATCAATGGACTCGGTGTGCTCGGCTGGGGTGTCGGCGGCATTGAAGCTGAAGCTGGTATGCTCAAGCAGCCTTCGTATTTCCCTGTACCCGAAGTGGTCGGTTTGAAATTCACTGGTAAAATGCCTGAAGGAGCAACAGCAACGGACCTTGCATTGAAAGTGACACAGCTCCTCAGACAAACGAACGTGGTTGGCAAATTTGTCGAATACTTCGGTCCGGGACTGCGTGATATGACTCTTGCAGACCGGGCAACGATCTCCAATATGGCACCGGAGTATGGTGCCACATGCGGCTTCTTCCCGGTAGATGAGGAGACGCTGAATTATCTGCGTTTCACAGGCCGAAGTGAAGAGCTCGTGAACCTGGTTGAAACTTATACCAAAGCAAATGACATGTTCTATACACCAGATAAAGAAGACCCGGAATTCACGAAAGTAATTGAATTGGATCTTTCGACAATCGAACCGAACCTGTCAGGACCAAAACGTCCTCAGGATCTTATTCCGCTGTCGCAAATGAAGAAAGAATGGCGTAAAGCTTTGACAGCTCCTATTGGAAATCAAGGATATGGACTGGATAAAGACGAAGTGGACCGTTCCGTTGCCGTAAAGCACCCGAATGGAAATACTTCAACTCTTCGTACAGGTGCAGTTACAATCGCAGCGATTACAAGCTGTACAAATACTTCCAATCCGCATGTCATGCTCGGGTCTGGACTACTGGCTAAGAATGCTGTGGAAAAGGGTCTGACAGTCCCTGATTATGTGAAGACCAGTCTCGCTCCAGGATCGAAAGTAGTAACAGGATACTTGGAAGATGCGGGTCTGATGACTTACTTGGATAAGCTCGGGTTTAACCTCGTTGGTTATGGGTGTACAACATGTATCGGAAACAGCGGTCCACTGCCTGATGAAGTGGAAGAGGCAATCAGTGAAAATGATTTGACCGTATCTTCTGTTCTCAGTGGTAACCGTAATTTCGAAGGCCGGATCCATCCACTTGTAAAAGCCAATTACCTGGCATCTCCTCCGCTTGTTGTTGCATATGCATTGGCAGGAACTGTGGATATTGATTTTGAAACAGAACCTCTTGGTCAGGACAAAGACGGAAATGATGTCTTTTTCAAAGATATCTGGCCTTCCAATGAACTGATCGATCAGGCAATGAAGGAAGCAGTTGATCCAAAACTTTTCAAACGTGAGTATGAACGAGTCTTCGATGATAATGAACAGTGGAATGCTCTTGATACGCCAGATGGCGATCTGTACGAATTTGATGAAGAATCCACGTATATTCAAAATCCTCCGTTCTTTGAGAATCTCTCTCCAGACCCTGAGGATGTGAAAAAGCTATCCGGTTTGCGTGCTGTAGGTAAGTTCGGTGATTCTGTTACTACGGACCATATTTCACCGGCAGGTGCGATAGCCAAAAACAGTCCTGCGGGAAGATATCTGATAGACAGAGGTCTTGAACCGAAAGACTTCAACTCCTATGGTTCGCGCCGTGGTAATCATGAAGTGATGATGCGTGGAACATTTGCGAATATCCGCATCAAAAATCAGTTGGCACCCGGTACTGAAGGCGGGTATACGACACACTGGCCGACAGGTGAAGTCATGGCGATCTATGATGCGTGCATGAAGTATAAAGAAGAAGGAACCGGCCTGCTGGTTATGGGTGGTAAGGATTACGGTATGGGAAGCTCCCGTGACTGGGCAGCTAAAGGAACAAATCTGCTTGGTATTAAAACGGTCATTGCTGAGAGCTTCGAGCGAATTCACCGCAGTAACCTAGTTCTTATGGGTGTTTTGCCTCTGCAATTTAAAGAAGGTGAAAACGCTGATCAACTTGGTCTGACAGGTGAGGAGCATTTCGAAGTTCATGTTGACAATCACGTTCAGCCTCGTCAGGATTTGAAAGTTACTGCAACTTCTGATGATGGGAAAGTGACTGAATTCACTGTTCTTGCTAGATTTGATAGTGAAGTGGAAATCGATTATTACCGGCATGGTGGTATTCTGCAAATGGTTCTGCGAAATCAATTGCAGTCTGTAAAATAA
- the selA gene encoding L-seryl-tRNA(Sec) selenium transferase produces the protein MSNSLQHLPSVRELLEKDELRKHSTNKNIPLALLKEWIQEAIDEVRSAILKGDKMWEHPSREKISLWIMEQVDDRVHSGSVYSLKPVLNGTGTVLHTNLGRARLSDRALAHVHNTSKQYSTLEYNLEEGKRGSRLSLIESLLIKATGAEAAVAVNNNAAAVYMILRALAQDKEVIVSRGELIEIGGSFRVSSIMEESGAQLVEVGTTNKTHLHDYEQGLSENTGMIMKVHTSNFAIVGFTKDVNSHELRAFRDETCPDVLLYEDLGSGSLFPYSEAGIGREPVVRESLNRGADIVSFSGDKLLGGPQAGIICGKKELIDKLKKHSLARVLRLDKLTLSALEATLFDYVYDPDSRDRIPALRDILKKEETIKERVHLSFEKLQNKKSLTVTVVPAVSKVGGGTMPVEELPTWGLMVKKQGMSVNGVERVLRKMVPPLIVRIMDDGIFIDFRTIDEDEETKVIDHLSRLNNE, from the coding sequence ATGTCAAATTCATTACAGCACCTCCCGTCAGTACGTGAACTGCTCGAGAAAGATGAGCTCAGAAAGCATTCAACCAATAAAAATATTCCTTTGGCGCTTTTGAAAGAATGGATACAGGAAGCAATTGATGAAGTACGATCCGCGATCCTGAAAGGAGATAAGATGTGGGAGCATCCATCCAGAGAGAAAATTTCCTTATGGATCATGGAACAGGTTGATGACCGGGTCCATTCTGGGAGTGTCTACAGCCTGAAACCTGTATTAAATGGCACGGGTACGGTTCTGCACACCAATCTGGGGCGGGCAAGGCTCAGTGACCGGGCATTGGCGCATGTCCATAATACATCCAAACAATATTCCACACTCGAATATAATCTTGAAGAAGGTAAAAGAGGTTCACGACTGTCGTTGATTGAATCGCTTTTGATTAAGGCTACGGGCGCTGAAGCGGCGGTCGCTGTCAATAATAACGCAGCGGCAGTTTATATGATCCTACGTGCACTGGCTCAGGATAAAGAAGTGATTGTATCAAGGGGGGAACTGATTGAGATTGGAGGATCCTTCCGTGTGTCTTCAATTATGGAAGAAAGTGGTGCTCAGCTTGTGGAAGTCGGGACCACCAATAAGACCCATTTACATGACTATGAGCAGGGCCTCTCCGAAAACACCGGTATGATAATGAAAGTGCATACGAGCAATTTTGCTATCGTTGGTTTCACAAAGGATGTCAATAGTCATGAACTCCGTGCATTTAGAGATGAAACCTGTCCTGACGTCCTTTTGTATGAAGATCTGGGTAGTGGCTCTTTGTTTCCTTATTCTGAGGCAGGCATTGGCAGGGAGCCGGTTGTCCGGGAGTCATTGAATCGCGGAGCGGATATCGTATCTTTCAGTGGAGATAAACTGCTCGGTGGTCCGCAGGCAGGTATCATTTGTGGTAAAAAGGAGCTCATCGATAAACTGAAGAAACATTCACTTGCAAGGGTATTGCGTCTTGACAAGCTCACTTTATCAGCACTTGAAGCGACACTTTTTGACTATGTCTATGACCCGGATTCCCGAGATCGGATTCCTGCCCTTCGTGATATTCTTAAAAAGGAAGAAACCATCAAAGAGCGGGTTCATCTGTCTTTTGAAAAATTGCAAAACAAAAAGAGTTTAACTGTCACAGTCGTCCCCGCAGTCTCCAAAGTTGGGGGTGGTACGATGCCTGTTGAGGAATTGCCGACATGGGGTCTGATGGTCAAAAAACAAGGCATGTCTGTTAATGGCGTTGAACGAGTGCTTAGAAAAATGGTGCCACCGTTAATCGTCCGCATTATGGATGATGGAATCTTCATTGATTTTCGAACGATCGATGAGGATGAAGAAACAAAAGTGATCGATCATTTAAGCCGATTGAACAACGAGTGA
- a CDS encoding Rdx family protein — MRHEVSSLELIPGSGGVFEIKVNDELIFSKFETDQFPDHMEIINTLQRKLQQSQ, encoded by the coding sequence TTGCGTCACGAAGTGTCGAGCCTGGAATTAATTCCTGGTTCCGGTGGTGTATTTGAAATTAAAGTGAACGATGAATTGATCTTCTCCAAATTTGAAACGGATCAATTTCCCGACCACATGGAGATTATCAATACGTTGCAAAGAAAATTGCAGCAATCACAGTGA
- the selB gene encoding selenocysteine-specific translation elongation factor produces the protein MKRYYTIGMAGHIDHGKTTLTKALTNIDTDRLKEEKERAISIEPGYAPLQLGEGMEVSIVDVPGHEKFIRQMIAGVAGIDLVLLIVAADEGVMPQTVEHLDILNLLGIHQGLIVVTKSSLIDDDLKELVELDIQDQVEGTFFESAELHFVDSIDQMGLNELKTSIRTKLEGLPARDARGAFRLPIDQVFTVHGQGTVIRGTVYEGRVQEGDHLEVLPSRKKVRARQLQVHHQKQQEGRAGQRVAINLGGINKSELSRGDVLVSTQYYSTTDTIDIALDTVDQLMYPVKQRGYIKLHLGTAEVYGKIVFFDRNELSEDGGENILCQLRLDDPVVTKRGDRFILRRPSPVETIGGGEVIDPAGGKYRFGMETIAALEKKKEGTPEDRLLDTLREQKMISKSDLIKETDLDEQEVDSFIDAMESSGDLLRNGEKLALFSIFEELLELIEDSLRADQKAHPLRDGKDRAVLLQEFPQFGKEFTEFTVENGIEKGVLRKSGAFIATVDFKPGFPEKWAKRMQQVVDSLLSQGIEVEQERFVFDRAGLPDEYKQELKHYLIRSGQFIQLDDKHLISNKAFDKAAKTLNDETDESFSLQEAKTILGLSRKYLVPFMELLDNRGLTKRKDDERTWIRNPDS, from the coding sequence ATGAAACGATATTACACCATCGGTATGGCGGGTCATATCGATCATGGTAAAACGACGTTAACAAAGGCATTGACAAATATTGATACAGATCGATTGAAAGAAGAAAAGGAACGGGCGATTTCCATTGAACCGGGTTACGCACCTCTTCAATTGGGAGAGGGCATGGAAGTTTCCATTGTAGATGTACCGGGCCATGAGAAATTCATTCGTCAGATGATTGCCGGTGTGGCAGGGATCGACCTTGTTTTACTGATTGTGGCTGCAGATGAGGGTGTGATGCCGCAAACGGTTGAACATTTGGACATTCTGAATTTACTCGGGATACATCAAGGACTGATTGTGGTTACAAAAAGCAGTCTGATTGATGATGACTTGAAAGAATTAGTGGAGCTCGACATTCAGGATCAAGTTGAAGGAACATTTTTTGAAAGTGCTGAGCTTCATTTTGTGGACAGTATTGATCAAATGGGTCTTAATGAACTGAAAACATCGATTCGAACAAAACTTGAAGGATTACCTGCAAGGGATGCCCGGGGTGCTTTCAGGTTACCAATTGATCAGGTTTTTACCGTCCACGGCCAGGGAACCGTGATCCGGGGGACCGTATATGAAGGACGCGTTCAAGAAGGTGACCATCTCGAAGTTCTGCCATCGAGGAAGAAGGTCAGGGCAAGACAACTTCAGGTTCATCACCAAAAGCAGCAGGAGGGCCGAGCCGGTCAGCGGGTAGCGATTAATTTGGGTGGAATAAACAAAAGCGAACTCTCAAGAGGAGATGTTCTCGTATCCACTCAATATTACAGTACGACGGATACTATCGATATCGCACTGGATACAGTTGATCAATTGATGTATCCGGTGAAACAGCGGGGTTATATCAAACTGCATCTGGGCACTGCGGAAGTTTATGGGAAGATTGTTTTTTTTGATCGAAATGAATTATCAGAAGACGGCGGAGAAAACATTCTTTGTCAACTCAGGTTGGATGACCCGGTAGTGACAAAACGGGGAGACCGTTTCATTTTGCGAAGACCCTCCCCGGTTGAAACCATTGGTGGCGGGGAAGTGATTGATCCTGCTGGTGGTAAATACCGGTTCGGTATGGAGACGATTGCAGCATTGGAAAAGAAAAAGGAAGGAACCCCTGAGGATCGCTTATTGGACACACTCCGCGAACAGAAAATGATAAGCAAATCTGATCTGATAAAAGAAACTGATCTGGATGAGCAAGAAGTGGACAGTTTCATTGATGCGATGGAATCATCAGGAGATTTATTACGAAATGGTGAAAAACTCGCTTTATTCAGTATTTTTGAGGAACTACTGGAACTTATCGAGGATTCTTTACGCGCTGATCAGAAAGCACACCCCCTCCGCGATGGCAAAGACCGTGCTGTTTTGCTTCAGGAATTCCCGCAGTTCGGAAAAGAATTCACAGAATTCACCGTTGAAAATGGAATTGAAAAGGGTGTACTCAGAAAAAGCGGTGCATTTATTGCAACAGTGGATTTTAAACCGGGGTTTCCGGAAAAATGGGCTAAACGAATGCAACAGGTGGTGGACTCACTTTTGTCTCAAGGGATAGAAGTTGAACAAGAGCGTTTTGTCTTTGACCGTGCGGGACTACCGGATGAGTATAAACAAGAGTTAAAACATTATTTAATCCGGTCTGGACAATTTATTCAATTGGATGACAAACATCTCATCAGTAATAAGGCTTTTGATAAAGCGGCAAAAACATTGAATGACGAAACCGATGAGTCTTTTTCCTTGCAGGAAGCCAAGACGATTCTGGGGCTGTCGCGGAAATATCTCGTTCCCTTTATGGAATTGCTGGATAACCGTGGGCTCACAAAGCGTAAGGATGATGAAAGGACATGGATTCGAAATCCCGATAGTTGA
- a CDS encoding DUF2500 domain-containing protein produces the protein MDAADIIVPVIFVVVAGIIVFRLVKALLEWYANNQKPVERVKAKVTGKREHTRRRSSGNPGRGSGVSIGPSRYRTTYYATFQLEDDSRVEFKIGSDVYSMLSEGDVGHLTKQGTRFHDFERVCEDS, from the coding sequence ATGGATGCAGCTGACATTATTGTACCTGTTATCTTTGTCGTAGTTGCAGGTATAATTGTTTTCCGGTTGGTAAAGGCATTGTTGGAATGGTATGCAAATAATCAAAAGCCTGTTGAGCGAGTTAAGGCGAAAGTTACTGGAAAGCGGGAGCATACAAGGCGCAGGTCAAGCGGTAATCCCGGTAGAGGAAGTGGAGTAAGTATAGGGCCTTCGAGGTATCGAACAACTTATTATGCTACATTTCAATTGGAAGATGATTCACGAGTGGAATTCAAGATCGGAAGCGATGTTTATTCCATGTTGTCAGAGGGTGATGTAGGCCACTTAACAAAACAGGGGACCCGATTCCATGATTTTGAACGGGTTTGTGAGGATAGTTGA
- a CDS encoding DICT sensory domain-containing protein, with the protein MANLKDLSVFKTAFGEVPGDTAKLATSASNETLSASSLKYESKVPQLEYMCLMMENMVLTKKLKGIIYAGFQKHSRAKAIYDRYLAMAEYSEIYLFGEKDTTLPSHPNIHLIDLPKGSELMREWFLVIDAPSFKSMMVAYDLDGFGTHAVEEDRNFKGMKSSSPKTVKSVSEMLDSVI; encoded by the coding sequence TTGGCAAATTTAAAAGATTTATCTGTTTTTAAAACTGCTTTTGGCGAAGTGCCGGGAGATACAGCGAAACTTGCGACGTCTGCAAGCAACGAAACATTATCTGCTTCTTCATTAAAGTATGAATCAAAAGTCCCGCAATTGGAGTATATGTGTTTAATGATGGAGAATATGGTTCTGACGAAGAAATTAAAAGGAATTATTTATGCGGGATTTCAAAAACACTCTCGGGCGAAAGCGATCTATGACCGCTATTTAGCTATGGCTGAATATTCCGAGATTTATCTCTTTGGTGAAAAAGATACGACTTTGCCATCACACCCCAACATTCATTTGATTGATTTGCCTAAAGGATCTGAATTGATGAGAGAATGGTTTCTCGTCATTGATGCCCCTTCTTTCAAATCGATGATGGTGGCTTATGATCTTGACGGATTTGGTACGCACGCCGTTGAAGAAGACCGTAATTTCAAGGGGATGAAATCGTCGAGTCCCAAAACCGTTAAATCTGTATCAGAGATGCTTGATTCAGTTATTTAA
- a CDS encoding methyl-accepting chemotaxis protein yields MSKVLHFFNLNQRGWAIFIIILAFAAGSIVGALLPPLFSGAISAFFTALMFFLYGIVMRTGTDQNTVYDEEVDHHTEQELMRPVLEKLRHVHAQAEHMQTMGSYVSESSETVMTKSSEMAEGIEESVRLSDQVNNKMEQVKDVLTNLRDVIANVTALSSDVTRISSDGKERTETFSLELQGVSDNIHAFGEQNRKLIGNVEEVNDAMSTIEHISSQTNLLALNASIEAARAGEAGKGFAVVAKEIRKLSEQVNKTADHIRGTTNDLSKNMKQQEATFKKEVTSIHESIEKNSEVVALFQEMSAAVDDVNEQIHGVNDEAKGTILEANTAVQMLKDLQVQLQMLNSNTEDNQETSMEQQSTMMELDMTITMVTDEISAIQSKLIQLSGNQDVAWVRPFDLKEETPA; encoded by the coding sequence ATGTCTAAAGTACTACATTTTTTCAATTTAAATCAACGAGGTTGGGCTATTTTTATAATTATTTTAGCTTTTGCGGCTGGTTCGATTGTTGGAGCATTGCTCCCTCCTCTCTTTTCAGGGGCAATATCTGCTTTCTTCACTGCTTTAATGTTCTTTCTTTATGGCATTGTGATGCGAACCGGTACTGATCAAAATACAGTCTATGACGAGGAAGTCGACCACCATACGGAACAAGAACTTATGCGCCCTGTTCTCGAAAAACTCAGACATGTGCACGCACAGGCAGAGCATATGCAGACGATGGGAAGCTATGTGAGTGAGTCCTCCGAAACTGTTATGACCAAATCTTCAGAAATGGCTGAAGGCATCGAAGAATCAGTCAGACTTTCAGATCAAGTAAATAATAAAATGGAACAAGTAAAAGATGTTTTAACAAATCTTCGCGATGTGATTGCAAATGTCACTGCATTATCCTCTGATGTAACGCGAATTTCATCAGATGGTAAAGAACGTACAGAAACATTCAGTCTTGAGCTTCAAGGAGTATCTGACAACATTCATGCATTCGGTGAGCAAAATCGTAAACTGATTGGAAATGTAGAAGAAGTCAATGACGCTATGTCTACCATTGAACACATCTCTTCACAAACGAACTTATTGGCATTGAATGCCTCCATTGAAGCTGCAAGGGCTGGAGAAGCCGGAAAAGGATTCGCAGTCGTGGCAAAGGAAATACGTAAACTTTCCGAACAGGTGAATAAAACTGCTGACCATATCCGCGGTACAACCAATGATTTATCCAAAAACATGAAACAGCAGGAAGCGACCTTTAAAAAAGAAGTTACATCCATTCATGAAAGCATTGAGAAGAACAGCGAAGTAGTTGCCCTTTTTCAAGAAATGAGTGCCGCAGTAGACGACGTGAATGAACAAATTCACGGCGTAAATGACGAAGCAAAAGGCACTATTCTGGAAGCGAATACTGCCGTTCAAATGCTGAAAGACCTGCAAGTTCAACTCCAGATGCTAAACAGTAACACTGAGGATAATCAGGAAACATCGATGGAACAGCAGTCAACAATGATGGAGTTGGATATGACGATCACAATGGTTACCGATGAAATTTCTGCTATTCAATCGAAACTCATCCAACTGTCGGGTAATCAAGATGTTGCCTGGGTAAGGCCATTTGACTTAAAAGAAGAGACCCCTGCTTAA
- the cofG gene encoding 7,8-didemethyl-8-hydroxy-5-deazariboflavin synthase CofG: MQEGYNVKKHHFGNSITFSRNVFIPLTNICKDHCTYCTFQRRPGDNGAQIIPEDDILRRVKTAKDAGCTEVLISLGDKSDYFPEVREWLNHRGFRNMLDYVAHVSKRIIEETGLLPHTNAGVMCRHQLAMLKPYNASMGMMLETVSDRLTGPGQVHEHAPDKRPHRRIRMIEEAGKLKIPFTTGLLVGIGETWVERMDTLLEIKRLQETYGHIQEVIIQNFQPKTGMDQLKSNVVSEETMLRLSAIANILFDGTIHIQVPPNLNNNYLSKLIQSGITDWGGVSPVSTDYINPESPWPAIQRLKEVTLQNESHLTERLPVYEDYITPEWIEEPALSAVKELKGRIDHETPKLYT; encoded by the coding sequence ATGCAAGAAGGATACAATGTAAAAAAACACCATTTCGGCAATTCCATCACATTCAGTCGAAATGTATTTATCCCCCTGACAAACATTTGCAAAGACCATTGCACCTACTGCACCTTTCAGCGTCGGCCCGGAGACAATGGAGCTCAAATCATACCTGAAGATGACATCTTACGCCGGGTAAAAACAGCCAAGGATGCAGGTTGCACTGAGGTATTGATTAGCTTGGGGGACAAATCAGATTATTTCCCTGAAGTCAGAGAATGGCTGAATCATCGAGGATTTCGTAATATGCTGGACTATGTAGCACATGTTTCAAAACGCATCATTGAAGAAACGGGGCTCTTACCTCACACCAATGCGGGTGTAATGTGTAGACATCAACTGGCAATGTTAAAACCTTACAACGCCAGCATGGGCATGATGCTTGAAACCGTCAGTGATCGGCTGACTGGACCTGGTCAAGTCCATGAACATGCCCCCGATAAGCGTCCTCATCGAAGGATTCGCATGATCGAGGAAGCTGGGAAGCTTAAAATCCCATTTACAACAGGTTTGTTAGTCGGAATCGGTGAAACCTGGGTCGAACGGATGGATACTTTGCTTGAAATTAAAAGACTTCAAGAAACGTATGGTCATATACAGGAAGTCATTATCCAGAATTTTCAGCCGAAAACAGGCATGGATCAACTCAAATCAAATGTGGTCTCAGAAGAAACAATGTTAAGGCTCTCCGCAATTGCAAATATCCTATTTGATGGAACAATTCACATTCAGGTTCCACCCAATTTAAACAACAATTACCTTTCCAAACTGATTCAATCAGGTATCACGGATTGGGGAGGGGTCAGTCCGGTCAGCACAGACTATATCAACCCCGAGTCCCCCTGGCCTGCCATTCAAAGATTGAAAGAAGTCACCTTGCAAAATGAAAGCCACCTCACTGAAAGATTGCCTGTTTACGAAGACTATATTACACCGGAGTGGATAGAGGAACCTGCTTTGTCCGCCGTCAAAGAATTGAAAGGACGTATCGATCATGAGACCCCTAAACTTTATACCTGA
- the cofH gene encoding 5-amino-6-(D-ribitylamino)uracil--L-tyrosine 4-hydroxyphenyl transferase CofH, which yields MRPLNFIPDLHMASPEVKEILERLATGSEPSRDDALTLAYANENDIEAMVVTADQMRYETVGQQVTFTLNRNINFTNVCFVGCSFCGFSRTKNAKDAYFLTFEQMIQKTQEAIQLGATEVCIQGGLEESMAPTHYIDMVKAIKSAHPEIHIHAFSPMEIDYGVEKTGMNLDEYFQTLKTAGLGSIPGTAAEILDDRIRQKLSPVKLTADRWEEIVRAAHRNGIRSTSTMMYGHVEEPSDWVNHIFRLRNIQKDTGGFTEFVPLGFIHYETHAYKFGRARAGATYDEHKKVHALSRILFHGLIDNIQLSWVKLGPDRGSELLLAGANDFGGTLMEENISKKAGSLFGEYLSAEEIAAYIEKVGRFPAIRDTLYSSITPFTVSQKVK from the coding sequence ATGAGACCCCTAAACTTTATACCTGATTTACATATGGCATCCCCTGAAGTGAAGGAGATTCTTGAACGCTTGGCAACGGGTTCAGAACCTTCAAGGGATGATGCTTTAACACTTGCATATGCAAATGAAAATGATATCGAAGCTATGGTTGTCACTGCGGATCAGATGCGTTATGAAACCGTTGGTCAGCAGGTCACATTTACATTGAACAGGAATATTAATTTTACCAATGTCTGTTTTGTTGGTTGTTCATTTTGTGGTTTCAGCCGGACCAAAAATGCCAAGGATGCTTACTTTCTAACATTTGAGCAAATGATCCAGAAAACGCAGGAAGCCATTCAGCTCGGTGCAACTGAAGTATGCATACAGGGCGGTCTGGAGGAATCGATGGCTCCGACACATTATATTGATATGGTTAAAGCTATTAAATCAGCTCATCCCGAGATTCACATCCATGCTTTTTCCCCCATGGAAATCGATTACGGTGTAGAAAAAACCGGTATGAATCTCGATGAGTATTTTCAAACATTGAAAACAGCTGGTCTCGGAAGTATACCAGGAACAGCAGCAGAAATACTTGATGACCGGATACGTCAAAAGTTATCCCCGGTCAAACTCACTGCGGACCGGTGGGAAGAAATAGTGCGAGCAGCCCACCGTAATGGTATTCGAAGCACCTCAACAATGATGTACGGTCATGTGGAAGAGCCATCTGATTGGGTCAATCATATCTTCCGGCTTAGAAATATCCAAAAAGACACAGGTGGTTTTACGGAATTCGTCCCATTGGGATTTATTCATTATGAAACACATGCATACAAATTCGGCAGGGCCCGTGCAGGAGCAACATATGATGAGCATAAAAAAGTACACGCCCTATCGAGGATTCTGTTTCACGGATTAATTGATAACATCCAACTCAGCTGGGTCAAACTGGGTCCTGATCGAGGAAGTGAATTACTGCTTGCGGGCGCAAATGACTTTGGAGGAACGTTGATGGAGGAAAACATTTCGAAAAAAGCAGGCTCATTATTCGGTGAATATTTATCAGCTGAAGAGATTGCAGCTTATATTGAAAAAGTCGGGAGATTTCCAGCAATCAGAGACACGTTGTACTCTTCCATTACACCCTTTACTGTATCGCAAAAAGTAAAATGA